One Cyprinus carpio isolate SPL01 chromosome B25, ASM1834038v1, whole genome shotgun sequence genomic region harbors:
- the LOC109055263 gene encoding E3 ubiquitin-protein ligase AMFR-like isoform X2 produces the protein MPLLFLERFPWPSLQTYTALSTLLLAGTILSAYSTVRDSEPPSALTEDSHRAPEEQLELDSFGSVASSVLLYLITDSLFVWVMVNTACCILMLIAKVIQCIVFGPLRVSEKQHLKDKFWNFVFYKFIFIFGVLNVQRVEEVVLWCLWFSVLIFLHLMVQLCKDRFEYLSFSPTTPMSSHVRVLALLASVLACCGGLAVLCALVGHLHSMHTVAFMAAECLLVTVRTGHVIIRYSIHLWDLNHEGTWENKSSNIYYTDFSMELTILCLDLMHHIHMLLFGNIWLSMASLVIFMQLRYLFHEVQRRIRRHKNYLRVIDNMESRFAVATPDELLANNDDCAICWDSMTTARKLPCGHLFHNSCLRSWLEQDTSCPTCRMSLNINEGGREREEGQREPLDDNIAAGPGTEARPHLNQHNHFFHFDGSRIASWLPSFSVEVMHTTNILSIAQANNSQLNAMAHQIQEMFPQVPYHLILQDLQLTRSVEVTTDNILEGRIQVPFPTQVNTAPEDTAGASSSSEVAAPEAEDFEVRGSRFSKSADERQRMLMQRKEELLQRARRRYLHKKSDEEDVFSAPAADNDDVMPSMEDDNSDSVTLRRRRLAAAAERRMQRQEPPPF, from the exons ATGCCTCTGCTGTTTCTGGAGCGCTTCCCCTGGCCCAGTTTACAGACATACACAGCCCTGAGCACGCTTCTGCTGGCCGGGACCATCCTGAGTGCCTACAGCACGGTCCGAGACTCCGAGCCCCCCTCTGCCCTGACGGAGGACTCACACAGAGCACCTGAGGAGCAGCTCGAGCTGGACAGCTTCGGGAGTGTGGCCTCTAGTGTGCTGCTGTACCTCATCACGGACAGTCTCTTCGTCTGG GTGATGGTGAACACGGCGTGCTGCATCCTCATGTTAATAGCTAAAGTGATCCAGTGCATCGTGTTTGGACCGCTGAGAGTCAGCGAGAAGCAG CATCTGAAAGATAAGTTCTGGAACTTCGTCTTCTACAAGTTCATCTTCATCTTCGGGGTGCTGAACGTGCAGCGGGTGGAGGAGGTGGTGCTGTGGTGTCTGTGGTTCTCCGTGCTCATCTTCCTTCATCTGATGGTGCAGCTCTGCAAAGACCGCTTTGAATAC CTCTCGTTCTCTCCCACTACTCCGATGAGCAGTCATGTGCGAGTGCTGGCTCTGCTGGCGTCTGTTTTGGCGTGCTGTGGTGGTCTAGCAGTGCTCTGCGCTCTAGTCGGGCATCTTCACAGCATGCACACTGTCGCTTTCATGGCAGCTGAG TGTTTGCTGGTGACGGTGCGCACAGGACACGTCATCATACG GTACTCCATTCACTTGTGGGACCTGAACCACGAGGGAACCTGGGAGAACAAGAGCTCAAATATCTACTACACAGACTTCAGCATGGAGTTAACCATCCTCTGCCTAGACCTGATGCATCACATCCATATGCTG CTCTTTGGGAACATCTGGTTGTCCATGGCTAGTCTTGTGATCTTTATGCAGCTGCGCTATCTCTTTCACGAGGTGCAGAGAAGAATTCGCCGCCATAAAAACTACTTGCGTGTTATTGACAATATGGAGTCCAG GTTTGCTGTGGCAACGCCTGATGAGCTGCTGGCTAATAACGATGATTGTGCCATCTGCTGGGATTCAATGACTACAGCACGCAAGCTGCCCTGTGGACATCTTTTCCATAA TTCCTGTCTGCGCTCTTGGCTGGAGCAGGACACTTCCTGTCCCACGTGCCGTATGTCACTGAACATTAATGAAggtgggagggagagagaggagggccAGAGGGAGCCGCTGGATGATAACATAGCTGCTGGACCGGGAACAGAGGCCCGACCGCACCTTAACCAGCATAACCACTTCTTCCACTTTGATG GGTCGCGCATTGCCAGTTGGCTGCCAAGCTTCTCTGTGGAGGTCATGCACACCACCAACATCCTTAGTATCGCACAGGCCAACAACTCGCAGCTCAATGCCATG GCCCATCAGATCCAGGAAATGTTTCCACAGGTCCCTTACCATCTGATCCTGCAGGATTTGCAGCTCACTCGCTCCGTTGAGGTCACCACTGATAACATCCTGGAGGGCAGGATCCAGGTGCCTTTCCCAACACAG GTAAACACTGCTCCAGAAGATACAGCGGGTGCCAGCAGCAGTTCAGAGGTCGCTGCCCCTGAGGCGGAAGACTTTGAGGTGCGGGGAAGCCGCTTTTCCAAGTCTGCAGATGAGAGACAGAGGATGCTAATGCAGAGGAAAGAGGAGCTACTCCAAAGAGCTCGCAG ACGTTATCTACACAAAAAGTCTGATGAAGAAGATGTGTTTTCTGCTCCTGCCGCTGATAATGATGATGTCATGCCCTCCATGGAGGATGACAACTCAGATTCAGTGACCTTGAGGCGCAGACGACTGGCGGCCGCAGCCGAGAGACGCATGCAGAGGCAGGAGCCTCCCCCATTTTGA
- the LOC109055263 gene encoding E3 ubiquitin-protein ligase AMFR-like isoform X1 translates to MPLLFLERFPWPSLQTYTALSTLLLAGTILSAYSTVRDSEPPSALTEDSHRAPEEQLELDSFGSVASSVLLYLITDSLFVWVMVNTACCILMLIAKVIQCIVFGPLRVSEKQHLKDKFWNFVFYKFIFIFGVLNVQRVEEVVLWCLWFSVLIFLHLMVQLCKDRFEYLSFSPTTPMSSHVRVLALLASVLACCGGLAVLCALVGHLHSMHTVAFMAAECLLVTVRTGHVIIRYSIHLWDLNHEGTWENKSSNIYYTDFSMELTILCLDLMHHIHMLLFGNIWLSMASLVIFMQLRYLFHEVQRRIRRHKNYLRVIDNMESRFAVATPDELLANNDDCAICWDSMTTARKLPCGHLFHNSCLRSWLEQDTSCPTCRMSLNINEGGREREEGQREPLDDNIAAGPGTEARPHLNQHNHFFHFDGSRIASWLPSFSVEVMHTTNILSIAQANNSQLNAMAHQIQEMFPQVPYHLILQDLQLTRSVEVTTDNILEGRIQVPFPTQLTPIQVNTAPEDTAGASSSSEVAAPEAEDFEVRGSRFSKSADERQRMLMQRKEELLQRARRRYLHKKSDEEDVFSAPAADNDDVMPSMEDDNSDSVTLRRRRLAAAAERRMQRQEPPPF, encoded by the exons ATGCCTCTGCTGTTTCTGGAGCGCTTCCCCTGGCCCAGTTTACAGACATACACAGCCCTGAGCACGCTTCTGCTGGCCGGGACCATCCTGAGTGCCTACAGCACGGTCCGAGACTCCGAGCCCCCCTCTGCCCTGACGGAGGACTCACACAGAGCACCTGAGGAGCAGCTCGAGCTGGACAGCTTCGGGAGTGTGGCCTCTAGTGTGCTGCTGTACCTCATCACGGACAGTCTCTTCGTCTGG GTGATGGTGAACACGGCGTGCTGCATCCTCATGTTAATAGCTAAAGTGATCCAGTGCATCGTGTTTGGACCGCTGAGAGTCAGCGAGAAGCAG CATCTGAAAGATAAGTTCTGGAACTTCGTCTTCTACAAGTTCATCTTCATCTTCGGGGTGCTGAACGTGCAGCGGGTGGAGGAGGTGGTGCTGTGGTGTCTGTGGTTCTCCGTGCTCATCTTCCTTCATCTGATGGTGCAGCTCTGCAAAGACCGCTTTGAATAC CTCTCGTTCTCTCCCACTACTCCGATGAGCAGTCATGTGCGAGTGCTGGCTCTGCTGGCGTCTGTTTTGGCGTGCTGTGGTGGTCTAGCAGTGCTCTGCGCTCTAGTCGGGCATCTTCACAGCATGCACACTGTCGCTTTCATGGCAGCTGAG TGTTTGCTGGTGACGGTGCGCACAGGACACGTCATCATACG GTACTCCATTCACTTGTGGGACCTGAACCACGAGGGAACCTGGGAGAACAAGAGCTCAAATATCTACTACACAGACTTCAGCATGGAGTTAACCATCCTCTGCCTAGACCTGATGCATCACATCCATATGCTG CTCTTTGGGAACATCTGGTTGTCCATGGCTAGTCTTGTGATCTTTATGCAGCTGCGCTATCTCTTTCACGAGGTGCAGAGAAGAATTCGCCGCCATAAAAACTACTTGCGTGTTATTGACAATATGGAGTCCAG GTTTGCTGTGGCAACGCCTGATGAGCTGCTGGCTAATAACGATGATTGTGCCATCTGCTGGGATTCAATGACTACAGCACGCAAGCTGCCCTGTGGACATCTTTTCCATAA TTCCTGTCTGCGCTCTTGGCTGGAGCAGGACACTTCCTGTCCCACGTGCCGTATGTCACTGAACATTAATGAAggtgggagggagagagaggagggccAGAGGGAGCCGCTGGATGATAACATAGCTGCTGGACCGGGAACAGAGGCCCGACCGCACCTTAACCAGCATAACCACTTCTTCCACTTTGATG GGTCGCGCATTGCCAGTTGGCTGCCAAGCTTCTCTGTGGAGGTCATGCACACCACCAACATCCTTAGTATCGCACAGGCCAACAACTCGCAGCTCAATGCCATG GCCCATCAGATCCAGGAAATGTTTCCACAGGTCCCTTACCATCTGATCCTGCAGGATTTGCAGCTCACTCGCTCCGTTGAGGTCACCACTGATAACATCCTGGAGGGCAGGATCCAGGTGCCTTTCCCAACACAG CTCACACCCATACAGGTAAACACTGCTCCAGAAGATACAGCGGGTGCCAGCAGCAGTTCAGAGGTCGCTGCCCCTGAGGCGGAAGACTTTGAGGTGCGGGGAAGCCGCTTTTCCAAGTCTGCAGATGAGAGACAGAGGATGCTAATGCAGAGGAAAGAGGAGCTACTCCAAAGAGCTCGCAG ACGTTATCTACACAAAAAGTCTGATGAAGAAGATGTGTTTTCTGCTCCTGCCGCTGATAATGATGATGTCATGCCCTCCATGGAGGATGACAACTCAGATTCAGTGACCTTGAGGCGCAGACGACTGGCGGCCGCAGCCGAGAGACGCATGCAGAGGCAGGAGCCTCCCCCATTTTGA